A window of Paraburkholderia bryophila contains these coding sequences:
- a CDS encoding TetR/AcrR family transcriptional regulator, whose product MTTRIPSRPSTMRKEPRQARSRATVEAILMAGAQVLGRRGWAGFTTNEVAEAAGVSIGSLYQYFPNKLILSEAITARHFDEILAVLRGIGDETLPLARRVEQLVDGMIGVHSINPALHRVLLEEAPRARGPRSVHDRFEAEYLRCYAALIAQPDDARNRESADAAAQVVSAAVAGVIHDAAHRGTIGLPVLKQELVDMVDAYLLRRRRRERARVGVREMSGSGRATVKR is encoded by the coding sequence TTGACTACTCGCATTCCCTCGCGTCCTTCGACGATGCGCAAAGAGCCGCGCCAGGCGCGTTCCCGTGCCACGGTCGAAGCGATTCTGATGGCCGGGGCTCAGGTTTTGGGCCGCCGCGGCTGGGCCGGTTTCACGACCAATGAGGTTGCCGAAGCTGCCGGCGTGAGCATCGGCTCGCTGTACCAGTATTTTCCGAACAAGCTGATCTTGTCCGAGGCAATCACGGCGCGCCACTTCGACGAGATTCTCGCGGTGCTGCGCGGAATCGGTGATGAGACGTTGCCGCTGGCGCGGCGTGTGGAGCAATTGGTCGACGGCATGATCGGCGTTCACAGCATTAACCCGGCGCTGCATCGCGTGCTGCTTGAGGAGGCGCCGCGCGCTCGTGGGCCAAGGTCGGTTCATGACCGCTTCGAGGCGGAGTATTTGCGCTGCTACGCGGCATTGATCGCGCAACCGGACGACGCGCGAAACCGCGAATCCGCCGATGCGGCCGCGCAGGTCGTTTCCGCTGCGGTGGCGGGCGTGATTCATGACGCCGCGCATCGGGGGACGATCGGTTTGCCTGTGCTTAAACAGGAACTGGTGGATATGGTGGACGCGTATCTGCTTCGGCGACGTCGGCGTGAGCGTGCGAGGGTGGGTGTGCGGGAAATGAGCGGAAGTGGGCGAGCAACTGTGAAGCGTTGA
- a CDS encoding MDR family NADP-dependent oxidoreductase — MTQTLPATSREVRLKSQPEGLPHADNFEIVSTSLPKPSDHEVLVRNHYFLLSASLRMMISKGAQDVKGVPFPALREGDTLAAEALGEIVSAPAGSGFYPGDLVLHFQGWREYAAVPTADCKRVIGGLPDPIAYLGHGWTAYAALTRGVAIHPGDTVFISSAAGANGSMAGQIARLLGAGRVIGSTSSREKAARLVSELGYDAAVWRGATPIAEQLAEAAPEGIDVFLDNVGGEQLQAAIASAREGARVVIVGTLSGQLASHGAGRTAPVELDSVQLLVKRITLRGYSADDDPEAYAEWIQQFARWLDAGSIRFPHEIIDGLDHAPLALEQVIRGDYFGTVVIKP; from the coding sequence ATGACCCAGACACTCCCCGCCACCAGCCGCGAAGTTCGCTTGAAGTCGCAGCCTGAAGGCTTGCCCCACGCCGACAACTTCGAGATCGTTTCGACATCGCTGCCGAAGCCATCCGATCATGAGGTGCTGGTTCGCAACCACTACTTCCTACTGTCCGCGTCACTGCGCATGATGATCAGCAAAGGCGCGCAAGACGTAAAAGGCGTGCCGTTCCCCGCCTTGCGCGAGGGCGACACGCTGGCGGCCGAAGCGCTTGGTGAAATCGTTTCCGCGCCTGCGGGCAGCGGTTTTTATCCAGGCGACCTGGTGCTGCATTTTCAGGGCTGGCGCGAATACGCAGCGGTCCCTACGGCGGATTGCAAGCGGGTTATCGGAGGATTGCCGGACCCGATCGCGTATCTGGGGCATGGCTGGACCGCCTATGCCGCACTGACTCGCGGCGTGGCGATTCACCCCGGCGACACGGTTTTTATTTCCAGCGCGGCCGGCGCGAACGGTTCGATGGCCGGGCAGATCGCGCGTTTGCTGGGCGCGGGGCGCGTGATCGGCAGCACCAGTTCCCGCGAGAAGGCGGCGCGGTTAGTGTCCGAGTTGGGTTACGACGCGGCGGTGTGGCGAGGCGCTACACCGATTGCCGAACAGCTGGCTGAGGCCGCACCGGAAGGTATCGATGTGTTTCTCGACAATGTCGGCGGCGAACAACTGCAGGCGGCGATTGCGAGCGCGCGTGAAGGCGCGCGCGTGGTGATCGTCGGTACGCTGTCGGGGCAACTGGCGAGCCATGGCGCGGGCAGAACCGCGCCGGTCGAACTGGATTCCGTGCAGCTATTGGTGAAGCGCATCACACTGCGCGGCTACAGCGCCGACGACGATCCCGAAGCCTACGCGGAGTGGATTCAACAATTCGCACGATGGCTGGACGCGGGCAGCATCCGCTTTCCGCACGAGATCATCGACGGGCTCGACCATGCGCCGCTCGCGTTGGAGCAGGTGATTCGAGGAGATTACTTCGGAACAGTGGTGATCAAACCGTAA
- a CDS encoding helix-turn-helix domain-containing protein: MAKIASADSRQQRLHVARARFVGGEQLPAALLSAPVARSWERSRGTGLLPSSTPQYELLDKSRTLRDSKADRRLYSCVVDEIEQLWDAFGGTDWTIFCVNTEGTIVHARQSPSCDDDLLLPITPGRRVVEPNIGTTAPGCVIHDGTETIVAGGEHYLDEFERVFCLAVPLFGFHGEVIGALDITGTGKRNVSQVQEQFRLAALAAEQRLFATLRGCHLLRVQHDPRWLGTPLAGLLAVEEDGQLRAASRMARRMLSLPTGAPLPALELRQIFDDATPAQLNRLLQRGRGVQRVARADGSHIWVEYARAPLNRSTARRAAPVTVAGFGQAAPALAGSGKQGSLQEQTLNAIQSAIDEHAGNIAAAARQLGLSRTTLYAKLRKLRDTGMMGG, from the coding sequence ATGGCCAAGATCGCTTCAGCGGATTCACGGCAACAACGCCTGCATGTGGCGCGCGCGCGGTTTGTCGGCGGTGAGCAGTTGCCGGCGGCGCTGCTGTCCGCGCCGGTCGCGCGCTCGTGGGAGCGCTCGCGCGGCACCGGCTTGCTGCCCTCCAGCACGCCGCAATACGAGCTGCTGGATAAGTCGCGCACCTTGCGCGACTCGAAAGCCGACCGGCGTCTCTATAGTTGCGTCGTCGACGAAATCGAACAGTTGTGGGACGCGTTCGGCGGCACCGACTGGACGATCTTCTGCGTCAATACCGAAGGCACCATCGTTCACGCACGACAGAGTCCCTCCTGCGACGACGACCTGTTGCTGCCGATCACGCCGGGCCGGCGCGTCGTCGAGCCCAACATCGGCACGACTGCGCCGGGTTGCGTGATTCACGACGGCACGGAAACCATCGTGGCGGGCGGCGAACATTACCTCGATGAGTTCGAACGGGTGTTCTGTCTCGCCGTGCCGTTGTTCGGCTTTCACGGCGAAGTGATCGGCGCGCTGGATATTACCGGCACCGGGAAACGGAACGTGTCGCAGGTTCAGGAGCAGTTCCGGCTCGCCGCGCTGGCAGCCGAACAGCGTCTGTTCGCCACGCTGCGGGGCTGTCATCTGTTGCGCGTGCAACATGATCCGCGCTGGCTCGGCACGCCGCTCGCCGGCCTGCTCGCGGTCGAAGAAGACGGCCAGTTGCGCGCCGCCAGCCGGATGGCGCGGCGCATGCTCTCGCTGCCCACGGGCGCGCCGCTGCCGGCTCTGGAGTTGCGCCAAATTTTCGACGACGCGACGCCCGCGCAACTCAACCGCTTGCTGCAACGAGGCCGCGGCGTGCAACGCGTCGCGCGCGCGGACGGCAGCCATATCTGGGTGGAATATGCGCGCGCGCCGTTGAATCGCAGCACTGCGCGACGTGCTGCGCCTGTTACTGTCGCGGGCTTCGGTCAGGCGGCACCGGCTCTGGCCGGGAGCGGCAAGCAAGGCAGTTTGCAAGAGCAAACGCTCAATGCAATCCAGAGCGCGATCGATGAGCACGCCGGCAATATCGCGGCGGCGGCGCGACAACTCGGTTTGTCGCGGACTACGTTGTACGCGAAACTGCGGAAGCTTCGCGACACCGGGATGATGGGCGGTTGA
- a CDS encoding NAD(P)-dependent alcohol dehydrogenase: protein MTTSTSTTTAAGFRAITAAVATAKGEPFAIRQARIRAPKDDEVLVRVVATGLCHTDLIVRDQYYPVPLPAVLGHEGAGVVEETGPAVKNLKVGDHVVLTYGACGYCASCSGGHGAYCQHFFGLNFGGGDLEGRNAIEDDEGRPLHDHFFAQSSFASFAIARENNAIKVPRDAPLELLGPLGCGIQTGAGAVINSLKVRPGSSFASLGAGAVGLSAVMAARVAGAATIIAVDVVPSRLTLAKELGATHTVNSREVDMIEAIREITGGGVDFALESTGRAEVLSQGIETLGRLGAMGVVGAPPLGTLAQFDINSLLLNGRTIRGIVEGDSVPQIFIPQLVQLYQQGRFPFDKLVRFYPLDQINQAAEDSSSGVTLKPILRFAH, encoded by the coding sequence ATGACAACATCGACATCAACGACAACGGCCGCCGGATTTCGCGCCATCACCGCCGCCGTCGCGACCGCGAAGGGCGAGCCCTTCGCGATCCGGCAGGCGCGGATTCGCGCGCCAAAAGACGACGAGGTGCTGGTCCGCGTCGTGGCGACCGGCCTGTGCCATACCGATCTGATCGTGCGCGATCAATACTACCCGGTGCCCTTGCCGGCCGTGCTGGGACACGAAGGCGCGGGCGTCGTCGAAGAGACCGGTCCTGCCGTCAAGAACCTCAAGGTCGGCGATCATGTGGTGCTGACTTATGGCGCGTGCGGTTACTGCGCCTCTTGCAGCGGTGGCCACGGCGCGTACTGCCAGCACTTCTTCGGATTGAACTTCGGCGGCGGCGATCTCGAAGGCCGCAACGCGATCGAAGACGACGAAGGACGGCCGCTGCACGATCATTTCTTCGCGCAGTCGTCGTTCGCAAGCTTTGCGATCGCGCGCGAAAACAATGCCATCAAGGTGCCGCGCGACGCGCCGCTGGAGTTGCTCGGGCCGCTCGGCTGCGGTATCCAGACCGGCGCGGGGGCCGTCATCAACTCGTTGAAGGTGCGGCCGGGCAGCAGCTTCGCGAGCCTCGGCGCGGGCGCGGTGGGCCTTAGCGCGGTGATGGCCGCGCGGGTCGCGGGCGCCGCCACGATCATCGCCGTCGACGTCGTGCCGTCCCGGCTGACGCTGGCCAAAGAGCTGGGCGCGACGCATACCGTGAATAGCCGTGAAGTCGACATGATCGAAGCGATTCGCGAGATCACCGGAGGGGGCGTGGATTTCGCGCTCGAATCGACGGGCCGCGCGGAGGTGCTGTCGCAAGGCATCGAAACGCTCGGCCGGCTCGGCGCGATGGGCGTGGTCGGCGCGCCGCCGCTCGGCACCCTGGCGCAGTTCGACATCAACAGTCTGCTGCTGAATGGGCGCACGATACGCGGCATCGTGGAAGGCGACAGCGTGCCGCAAATCTTCATTCCGCAACTCGTGCAGTTGTATCAGCAAGGGCGGTTTCCGTTCGACAAGCTGGTCCGGTTCTACCCGCTCGACCAGATCAACCAGGCCGCCGAAGATAGCAGCAGCGGCGTCACGCTCAAACCGATCCTGCGGTTCGCGCATTGA
- a CDS encoding benzaldehyde dehydrogenase, whose product MSVTLPSRLLDSDLWQARLFTGDWHAGSAEAEVTEPATGQRLGRIGMADAALIGESAANASRAQPAWAALPYDERAAVLRRAARMAETYFDEIVEWVVRESASTRAKAGFETAVTVKALHEASSLPSRSAGEVLPSVPGRLSLARRRPLGVIGVISPFNFPLYLAMRAVAPAIALGNAVVLKPDPRTAVCGGFAIARIFELAGLPKGVLHVLPGDGAAGAALTSDPHVAMIQFTGSTAAGRKVGEAAGRHLKKVSLELGGKNSLIVLDDADLELAVANTAWGAYLHQGQICMATGRVLVQRKIYAAFVEKLVAKAASLTVGDPATADVALGPLINAAQRDHVVRVVADAQQAGAILETGGHSRELFFEPTVLSDVTPDNPAFNEEIFGPVAVVVPFDSDEDAIALANRTEYGLSMAIVTANVGRALRMGERLRTGLLHINDQTVNDEVINPFGGVGASGNGTSIGGPANWEEFTQWQWLTVKGEAPFYPI is encoded by the coding sequence ATGAGCGTCACTCTTCCCTCGCGGTTACTCGACAGCGACCTCTGGCAAGCCCGCCTGTTCACCGGCGACTGGCACGCCGGCAGCGCCGAAGCGGAGGTGACAGAGCCGGCCACCGGCCAGCGCCTGGGGCGTATCGGCATGGCCGACGCCGCGCTGATCGGCGAATCGGCGGCGAACGCGTCGCGCGCGCAGCCCGCCTGGGCCGCGCTGCCCTACGACGAACGCGCGGCCGTGCTGCGCCGCGCGGCGCGGATGGCGGAGACGTACTTCGACGAGATCGTCGAATGGGTGGTCCGGGAAAGCGCTTCGACACGCGCGAAAGCGGGCTTCGAAACCGCCGTTACGGTCAAGGCGCTGCATGAAGCGAGCAGTCTGCCGTCGCGTTCCGCCGGTGAAGTGCTGCCCTCGGTGCCGGGACGCCTGTCGTTGGCGCGCCGCCGTCCGCTCGGTGTGATCGGCGTGATCTCGCCGTTCAACTTCCCGCTGTATCTGGCCATGCGCGCGGTCGCGCCCGCCATCGCGCTGGGCAATGCCGTCGTGTTGAAGCCGGATCCGCGAACGGCCGTGTGTGGCGGTTTTGCGATCGCGCGTATTTTCGAACTTGCCGGCTTGCCGAAGGGCGTGCTGCACGTCTTGCCCGGCGACGGCGCCGCGGGCGCGGCACTGACCAGCGACCCGCACGTGGCAATGATCCAGTTCACCGGTTCGACGGCGGCGGGCCGCAAGGTCGGCGAAGCAGCCGGCCGGCATCTGAAGAAAGTCTCGCTCGAACTGGGCGGCAAGAACTCGCTGATCGTGCTCGACGACGCTGACCTCGAACTGGCCGTCGCCAATACCGCCTGGGGCGCGTACCTGCATCAGGGGCAAATCTGCATGGCGACTGGCCGTGTGCTCGTGCAGCGCAAAATCTACGCGGCCTTCGTCGAGAAGCTGGTCGCGAAAGCCGCCAGCCTGACGGTCGGCGATCCAGCCACCGCCGACGTCGCGTTAGGTCCGCTGATCAACGCCGCGCAACGCGATCACGTGGTGCGCGTGGTCGCCGACGCGCAGCAGGCCGGCGCGATTCTCGAGACCGGCGGCCACAGCCGCGAGTTGTTCTTCGAGCCGACCGTGCTGAGCGACGTCACGCCGGACAACCCAGCGTTCAACGAAGAGATCTTCGGACCGGTCGCGGTCGTCGTGCCGTTCGACAGCGACGAGGATGCGATTGCGCTCGCCAACCGCACGGAATACGGGCTCTCGATGGCGATCGTCACGGCGAATGTCGGCCGCGCGCTGCGCATGGGCGAACGCCTGCGCACCGGCCTGCTGCATATCAACGACCAGACCGTCAACGACGAGGTGATCAATCCGTTCGGCGGCGTGGGGGCATCGGGCAACGGCACCAGCATCGGCGGCCCGGCGAACTGGGAAGAGTTCACCCAGTGGCAGTGGCTCACGGTCAAGGGCGAAGCGCCCTTCTATCCCATCTGA
- a CDS encoding MFS transporter, with the protein MAALAPTRSAASRVLAATCISYTVVLLDASIVNVALGEISRTLRSNIAGLQWVVNAYTLTFASLLMTGGTLGDRLGARNVYLTGLSVFVLGSVLCGFAPDLTTLTLARALQGVGSAMLVPCSLALINDAYPLPARRAAAVSLWMGCGGVAMASGPLIGGLLIHLLGWRSIFFVNVPIGLAGIWLAQAVERTTSPGTRHVDLPGQLAGIVALGTVIGVLIEGHRLGWQSAPIVAGIAISGVAWLAFFVIETRTRHPMLPMQFFRNALFSASTLVSLVSAFVFYGMLFTFSLFYQQARGYSALDTGLAFLPMTGMVALGGLLSSRVVKRLGTRESMCIAFALYALGALGMSLANAASPYWVAVVPMLAIGMASGFISPAATSPALGTVDKNRAGIAAAVLNSARQSGSALGVAIFGTFISTAHVFQQAMNVILGIVVTLSTIAACVWWVASRPVDAEPCRLS; encoded by the coding sequence GTGGCCGCGCTCGCGCCGACTCGCAGCGCCGCGTCCCGTGTGCTCGCCGCCACCTGTATCAGCTACACGGTGGTGTTGCTGGACGCGTCTATCGTCAATGTGGCGCTGGGGGAAATCAGCCGTACGCTGCGAAGCAACATAGCGGGGCTCCAGTGGGTCGTCAACGCTTACACGCTGACCTTCGCGAGTCTGCTGATGACCGGCGGCACGCTCGGCGACCGACTCGGCGCGCGCAACGTCTACCTCACCGGGCTTTCTGTTTTCGTGCTCGGCTCGGTGCTGTGCGGATTCGCGCCCGACCTCACGACGCTGACGTTGGCGCGCGCGTTGCAGGGCGTCGGTAGCGCGATGCTGGTGCCGTGTTCGCTCGCGCTGATCAACGACGCGTATCCGCTTCCCGCGCGTCGCGCCGCAGCCGTGAGTCTGTGGATGGGTTGCGGCGGTGTGGCGATGGCATCCGGTCCGTTGATCGGCGGGCTGCTGATTCATCTGCTCGGCTGGCGCAGTATCTTCTTCGTGAATGTGCCGATCGGGCTCGCCGGCATCTGGCTCGCGCAAGCGGTCGAGCGCACGACGTCGCCAGGAACGCGGCATGTCGATCTGCCGGGACAACTGGCGGGAATCGTCGCGCTGGGTACGGTGATCGGCGTGCTGATCGAAGGGCATCGGCTCGGCTGGCAATCCGCGCCGATCGTCGCGGGTATCGCGATCAGTGGCGTCGCGTGGCTCGCGTTCTTCGTGATCGAGACGCGGACCCGGCATCCCATGTTGCCGATGCAGTTTTTCCGCAATGCGTTGTTCTCGGCGTCGACGTTGGTGTCGCTGGTGTCGGCGTTTGTTTTCTACGGCATGTTGTTCACGTTCAGCCTGTTCTACCAGCAGGCGCGCGGTTATTCCGCACTCGACACCGGCCTCGCATTCCTGCCGATGACCGGTATGGTCGCGCTGGGCGGCCTGCTGTCGAGCCGGGTCGTGAAGCGGCTGGGCACGAGAGAGTCGATGTGTATCGCGTTCGCGCTGTACGCGTTGGGCGCCCTCGGCATGAGCCTCGCGAACGCCGCTTCGCCTTACTGGGTCGCCGTCGTGCCGATGCTCGCCATTGGCATGGCGTCCGGTTTTATTTCACCAGCGGCGACCTCGCCCGCGCTCGGTACCGTCGATAAAAATCGCGCGGGGATTGCCGCCGCCGTGTTGAATTCGGCGCGTCAAAGCGGCTCCGCACTGGGCGTGGCGATCTTCGGCACGTTCATTTCCACCGCCCACGTGTTTCAGCAGGCGATGAACGTGATTCTGGGCATCGTCGTGACGCTATCGACGATCGCCGCCTGCGTGTGGTGGGTGGCGTCGCGCCCGGTTGACGCGGAACCCTGCCGCCTGTCGTGA
- a CDS encoding xanthine dehydrogenase family protein molybdopterin-binding subunit has product MSLDHDDVNEGRRRFLMSGALVVSFSLFPGVRAMAQEVIADEGAAVHIGKATQTLAGSLKTNPYLDAWIKIDPAGKVTVYTGKVELGTGVRTALLQVAAEELDMAPALITFLTADTGASPDEGLTAGSHTMADSGSALLNAAAQVRGLLVDAAAAKFGVSSTVLNVRNAVIKTPDGRSMTYGQAVGFVDLHRLATPSSPLKDPATFNVIGTSLPRLDIPGKVSGGVSYVQDITMPGMLHARVVMPPVYDAQLMQTNTPEILKMPGVIKVIRDGSMLAVVAKGEWQAVQAQRALAAGSQWSGGRTLPDPATVHRDLKTISTQHIEIANTHSAAGAPVKTLSAKYTKRYMLHGSIGPSCSVALFKDGVMTVWTHSQGVYPLRDGLTEMLSLPKEQVRCIHMEGSGCYGHNGADDVAAHAALIARELPGQPVRVQWMREQEHTWDHFTPAMVTEVSASLDAGGSIVDWNYALWSSSHNERIVNAGRLLPARMLAKPFVSAPSVPMVQPEGGGDRNAIPLYTLPNVHVMNNFSPTMPLQTSAMRSLGAHMNVFAIETFMDELAAAAGADPVAFRLKHMQDPRAHDVIKLAAEKFGWPRAARKRNHGVGFAFGKYKNLMAYVAMAVEISVVPETGQVMLEHAEVAVDCGQGVNPDGIRNQIEGGVLQSASWTLYEELKFDTSRIRSFDWSSYPILRFSAVPRAVNVHLINRPGMPFLGVAEASMGPTAGALGNALFDATGQRLRDLPLAGESLRKRIDV; this is encoded by the coding sequence ATGAGCCTCGATCACGACGACGTCAACGAAGGACGCCGCCGCTTCCTGATGTCCGGCGCGCTGGTGGTGAGCTTCAGCCTGTTCCCCGGCGTCAGGGCGATGGCGCAGGAAGTGATCGCCGACGAAGGCGCGGCCGTGCATATCGGCAAAGCGACCCAGACGCTGGCCGGCAGCCTGAAGACCAATCCGTATCTCGACGCGTGGATCAAGATCGATCCGGCCGGCAAGGTGACCGTCTACACCGGCAAGGTGGAACTGGGCACCGGCGTGCGTACCGCGCTGTTGCAAGTCGCGGCCGAAGAGCTCGACATGGCGCCCGCGCTGATCACGTTCCTGACCGCCGACACCGGCGCGTCGCCGGACGAAGGGCTCACCGCCGGCAGCCACACGATGGCCGATAGCGGCAGCGCGTTGCTGAACGCCGCCGCCCAGGTGCGCGGTCTGCTGGTCGACGCCGCGGCCGCTAAGTTTGGCGTGAGCAGCACGGTGCTGAACGTGCGCAACGCGGTGATCAAAACGCCCGACGGCCGCAGCATGACCTACGGCCAGGCGGTGGGCTTTGTCGATCTGCATCGTCTGGCGACACCGTCGTCGCCGCTGAAAGATCCCGCTACCTTTAACGTGATCGGCACCTCGCTGCCGAGACTCGACATTCCCGGCAAGGTGAGCGGCGGCGTGAGCTACGTGCAGGACATCACGATGCCCGGCATGCTGCACGCGCGCGTGGTCATGCCGCCCGTGTACGACGCCCAACTGATGCAGACCAACACACCCGAAATTCTGAAGATGCCGGGCGTGATCAAGGTGATCCGCGACGGCAGCATGCTCGCCGTGGTCGCCAAAGGCGAATGGCAGGCCGTGCAGGCACAGCGTGCGCTCGCGGCCGGCAGCCAGTGGAGCGGCGGTCGCACGCTACCCGATCCGGCCACCGTGCATCGCGATCTGAAGACGATCTCCACGCAGCACATCGAGATCGCCAACACGCACAGCGCGGCGGGCGCACCCGTCAAAACGCTTAGCGCGAAATACACCAAGCGCTACATGCTGCACGGTTCGATCGGGCCGTCCTGTTCGGTCGCGCTGTTCAAGGACGGCGTGATGACGGTGTGGACGCATTCGCAAGGCGTCTACCCGCTGCGCGACGGCCTCACTGAAATGCTCTCGCTGCCCAAGGAGCAGGTTCGTTGCATCCACATGGAAGGCTCCGGCTGCTACGGCCACAACGGCGCGGACGACGTCGCCGCGCACGCCGCACTGATCGCGCGCGAGTTGCCGGGCCAGCCGGTGCGGGTGCAGTGGATGCGCGAACAGGAGCACACGTGGGACCACTTCACGCCCGCGATGGTCACCGAAGTGAGCGCGTCGCTCGACGCGGGCGGCAGCATCGTCGACTGGAACTACGCGCTCTGGAGCAGTTCGCACAATGAGCGGATCGTCAACGCGGGTCGGCTCCTGCCGGCGCGCATGCTGGCGAAGCCTTTCGTCTCGGCGCCGTCCGTGCCGATGGTGCAGCCCGAAGGCGGCGGCGACCGCAACGCGATTCCGCTGTACACGTTGCCGAACGTGCACGTCATGAACAATTTTTCGCCGACCATGCCGCTGCAAACCTCGGCGATGCGTTCGCTCGGCGCGCACATGAACGTCTTCGCGATCGAAACCTTCATGGACGAACTGGCCGCCGCTGCGGGCGCCGATCCGGTCGCGTTCCGGCTCAAGCATATGCAGGACCCACGCGCGCATGACGTGATCAAACTCGCCGCCGAAAAATTCGGCTGGCCGCGCGCAGCGCGCAAGCGTAATCACGGGGTCGGCTTCGCGTTCGGCAAGTACAAGAACCTGATGGCTTATGTCGCGATGGCCGTGGAGATTTCCGTCGTGCCGGAAACGGGTCAGGTGATGCTCGAACACGCGGAAGTCGCGGTGGACTGCGGGCAAGGCGTCAACCCGGACGGCATTCGCAACCAGATCGAAGGCGGCGTGCTTCAATCGGCCAGCTGGACGCTGTATGAGGAACTGAAGTTCGATACCTCGCGAATCCGCAGCTTCGACTGGAGCAGTTATCCGATCCTGCGGTTTTCGGCGGTGCCGCGTGCCGTGAACGTGCATCTGATCAACCGGCCCGGCATGCCGTTTCTGGGCGTCGCCGAAGCGTCGATGGGTCCGACCGCAGGCGCGCTCGGCAATGCGTTGTTCGATGCGACGGGTCAGCGTTTGCGTGATTTGCCTTTGGCCGGCGAGAGTTTGCGCAAGCGGATCGATGTGTAG
- a CDS encoding (2Fe-2S)-binding protein, with amino-acid sequence MIHLTVNGVQHTLDIDPSTPLLYALRNDLHLHGAKFGCGLGQCGACTVIVGDKATFSCLIPVSAIGTRAVRTIESLGTAEHPGPLQKAFIDHQAAQCGYCIAGMIMRAQALLDRNPRPTERELLDHMETNLCRCGTHTRILAAIREVAHLPVPDTAATSAATYGAVAHGGAQ; translated from the coding sequence ATGATCCACCTTACCGTCAATGGCGTGCAACACACGCTCGATATCGATCCCTCCACGCCGCTGCTCTACGCGCTGCGCAACGACCTGCATCTGCATGGCGCGAAGTTCGGCTGCGGACTCGGCCAGTGCGGCGCCTGTACCGTGATCGTCGGCGACAAGGCGACGTTCTCGTGCCTGATTCCGGTGTCGGCGATCGGCACGCGCGCCGTGCGCACGATCGAAAGTCTCGGGACGGCCGAGCATCCCGGCCCGTTGCAGAAGGCGTTTATCGATCACCAGGCGGCGCAGTGCGGCTACTGTATCGCCGGCATGATCATGCGCGCGCAGGCGCTGCTCGATCGCAATCCGCGCCCTACCGAGCGCGAATTGCTCGACCATATGGAAACCAACCTCTGCCGTTGCGGCACGCACACACGCATTCTCGCGGCGATCCGCGAAGTCGCGCATTTGCCGGTACCGGATACGGCGGCTACGTCTGCCGCAACTTACGGCGCGGTGGCTCACGGAGGCGCGCAATGA